The Porites lutea chromosome 4, jaPorLute2.1, whole genome shotgun sequence genome contains a region encoding:
- the LOC140933714 gene encoding leucine-rich repeat-containing protein 27-like isoform X2 translates to MAVGDAVDGAVEQLINTASALGSTTIDLSKKRLTQLPPDVLNLQQLEFLYLEGNSISSLPEELFDCLPNLRWLDLRNNRIAEIPSVIGKHRNLRNLLLEGNTIETLPLELGLLKSLSGLNLSNNPLEFPPSHIVEKGTQEILKFLREQYYLQLQERGGRVLVEEHPESSSSEELLMGPAPYGAEQTYTRNSTSTRRRRSKHDEKQLPGPINAPVTFHPPPSRSDVLRREYDRQRMELQSSSGLSADTRNREFVGPGRSAPRQTKTSPKSETSSRSARFQYDANATPRFPDYEARLADQQQLAVLAVMNEKEAMILQKRKDKQALDDWREQTKMMRQQKQRLAAIKGSIPVEVKAPYGTEKSAKEEEKTPQGYAKRLQELLEEKDGKVAARKALEDRELETRIKQHMEKLQQHRSKTYGSIHDELESARENLEMARQIQREVRDRKELEYRLRAFTGDDVTSFYWGSKSKTKNAPK, encoded by the exons ATGGCGGTGGGAGATGCTGTAGATGGAGCGGTAGAACAGCTGATAAATACAGCTTCTGCTTTGGGAAGTACAACAATCGACCTTAGTAAGAAAAGGCTTACCCAACTTCCCCCTGACGTGCTAAATTTACAACAGTTAGAG TTTTTGTACTTGGAAGGAAATTCTATTTCGTCGTTACCCGAGGAGCTGTTCGATTGCCTACCAAACTTACGTTGGCTTGATCTACGGAACAACCGCATAGCGGAGATTCCTTCGGTTATTGGAAAACACAG AAATTTGAGAAATCTGTTACTTGAAGGGAACACAATAGAGACACTTCCTTTGGAGTTAG GTCTGCTTAAAAGTTTATCTGGACTGAATCTATCAAACAATCCTCTTGAGTTTCCCCCATCGCATATAGTGGAAAAAGGCACACAG GAAATTCTCAAGTTTCTTAGAGAACAGTATTATTTACAGCTTCAAGAGAGAGGAGGAAGAGTGCTTGTGGAAG AGCATCCAGAATCTTCATCAAGTGAGGAGCTGTTGATGGGTCCAGCACCATATGGTGCTGAACAGACTT ATACAAGGAATTCTACTTCTACGCGTCGTAGAAGAAGTAAACACGATGAAAAGCAACTCCCAGGTCCAATTAACGCGCCGGTGACATTCCACCCCCCTCCCTCTCGATCAGATGTGCTAAGGCGAGAATATGACAGACAGAGAATGGAGCTGCAGTCAAGTAGCGGGCTGTCAGCGGATACACGAAACAGGGAGTTTGTGGGACCTGGTAGGTCGGCACCCAGACAGACGAAAACCAGCCCAAAATCAGAAACGAG ttccagGTCTGCGCGGTTTCAGTACGACGCCAACGCGACTCCAAGATTCCCGGATTATGAAGCTCGATTGGCAGATCAGCAACAACTGGCAGTTTTAGCTGTGATGAACGAGAAAGAAGCCATGATATTACAGAAAAGAAA GGACAAACAGGCGCTTGACGACTGGAGGGAACAGACCAAAATGATGCGGCAGCAAAAACAGCGACTTGCGGCCATAAAGGGTTCTATACCTG TTGAGGTGAAGGCGCCTTATGGAACTGAAAAGTCTGCCAAGGAGGAAGAAAAG ACTCCCCAAGGCTACGCCAAGCGACTCCAGGAACTGTTGGAAGAAAAAGACGGGAAAGTGGCAGCGAGAAA GGCCTTAGAAGATCGCGAGTTGGAAACTAGAATAAAACAACACATGGAAAAGTTACAACAGCACCGTAGTAAAACTTACGGATCGATACACGATGAGCTGGAGTCTGCGAGAGAGAACCTAGAAATG
- the LOC140933714 gene encoding uncharacterized protein isoform X1 — MAVGDAVDGAVEQLINTASALGSTTIDLSKKRLTQLPPDVLNLQQLEFLYLEGNSISSLPEELFDCLPNLRWLDLRNNRIAEIPSVIGKHRNLRNLLLEGNTIETLPLELGLLKSLSGLNLSNNPLEFPPSHIVEKGTQEILKFLREQYYLQLQERGGRVLVEEHPESSSSEELLMGPAPYGAEQTWVQDEEEVQNENEKSKRAERFKLPPIFQAAARHKNRPVDESEGLLRGQKARTFEQEKPSRNVAGREQRSPARVIKHEAISPRKDAVFHGFGSNEGKIQLEPLDRSRRKSERTGKSLEGLDKSLELDKQLYIVDTTKKDARNPKSEKTKRRRRTKTESPQRNLPLRESSSSNGNVAVASNEEKAENVKENKTLQSQKTVPFVNVEENSLSGKKHQKPQHSEVKNKSSGLLFLSEGDMVAVKVPEKLYIKGQPCLGKITALADHQGLLTVHYYTGSYQGRWRPMMSRTSPYLRKVAADDVLCKFKLSSDGRMSPITQRKLKTVVDDERKEEGDK; from the exons ATGGCGGTGGGAGATGCTGTAGATGGAGCGGTAGAACAGCTGATAAATACAGCTTCTGCTTTGGGAAGTACAACAATCGACCTTAGTAAGAAAAGGCTTACCCAACTTCCCCCTGACGTGCTAAATTTACAACAGTTAGAG TTTTTGTACTTGGAAGGAAATTCTATTTCGTCGTTACCCGAGGAGCTGTTCGATTGCCTACCAAACTTACGTTGGCTTGATCTACGGAACAACCGCATAGCGGAGATTCCTTCGGTTATTGGAAAACACAG AAATTTGAGAAATCTGTTACTTGAAGGGAACACAATAGAGACACTTCCTTTGGAGTTAG GTCTGCTTAAAAGTTTATCTGGACTGAATCTATCAAACAATCCTCTTGAGTTTCCCCCATCGCATATAGTGGAAAAAGGCACACAG GAAATTCTCAAGTTTCTTAGAGAACAGTATTATTTACAGCTTCAAGAGAGAGGAGGAAGAGTGCTTGTGGAAG AGCATCCAGAATCTTCATCAAGTGAGGAGCTGTTGATGGGTCCAGCACCATATGGTGCTGAACAGACTT GGGTACAAGATgaagaagaagttcaaaatgaaaatgagaaaagtAAAAGAGCTGAGAGGTTCAAACTGCCTCCAATTTTCCAAGCGGCTGCAAGACACAAAAATCGTCCTGTTGACGAATCAGAGGGGCTTTTAAGAGGGCAAAAAGCTCGGACATTTGAACAGGAAAAACCGTCTAGGAATGTTGCGGGTAGGGAGCAGAGGTCCCCCGCGAGAGTGATAAAGCACGAAGCCATTTCGCCGAGAAAGGACGCGGTATTTCATGGGTTCGGGTCGAATGAAGGCAAAATTCAACTGGAACCTTTGGACAGAAGTCGGCGAAAAAGCGAACGAACAGGGAAGAGCTTGGAGGGTCTGGACAAAAGTTTAGAGTTAGATAAACAGTTATACATTGTAGATACTACTAAAAAAGACGCAAGAAATCCGAAGAGCGAGAAAACCAAAAGAAGAAGGCGAACAAAGACCGAAAGTCCTCAAAGAAATTTGCCACTAAGAGAAAGTTCCAGCAGTAATGGAAATGTAGCTGTGGCTTCCAATGAGGAAAAAGCTGAAAatgtaaaggaaaataaaacccTTCAGTCTCAAAAAACTGTACCGTTTGTAAATGTAGAGGAGAATTCTCTTAGCGGCAAGAAACATCAGAAGCCTCAACATTCTGAGGTTAAAAACAAGAGTTCAGGCTTGTTATTCCTGAGTGAAGGAGACATGGTCGCCGTTAAAGTGCCTGAGAAACTTTACATCAAAGGACAGCCCTGCCTTGGTAAAATAACAGCGCTGGCAGATCACCAAGGTCTCCTTACTGTTCATTACTACACGGGTAGTTATCAAGGCCGTTGGAGACCGATGATGAGTAGGACTAGTCCTTATCTTAGAAAGGTAGCTGCGGATGATGTGTTGTGCAAGTTTAAGTTGAGTTCTGATGGAAGAATGTCGCCTATCACTCAAAGAAAGCTGAAAACAGTTGTTGATGATGAACGGAAAGAAGAAGGCGACAAATGA